A genomic stretch from Halopiger aswanensis includes:
- a CDS encoding helicase C-terminal domain-containing protein — protein MNPERIFDAFPAPSYRGNQEQALRDIRDAFAAGNDVVLVRAPTGSGKSLLARAVAGCARTVEDAEPSEASGAYYTTPQVSQLDDVAADDLLADLNVIRGKSNYTCILPNERNTPVNQAPCVRERGYDCSVKHRCPYFSDRAIASNREIAAMTLAYFMQTAGSEVFRKRDVVVVDEAHGLAEWAEMYATIQLGPRTVPFWDDLRVPEIDNVERAARYAENLEQTCTRRKDDLLAQDSLSPAEVRERDRLQELIGELDWFVSDYRDPQSPTTWLVDQSPSNSSSSGGDDDGDDPQGGPLTIKPMNPEKYLQHTVWDRGNKFALLSATILNKDAFCRQVGLTPENVALVDVGHTFPVENRPLYDVTQGKMTYEHRDDTTPKIARTIVRLMQRHPDEKGLIHAHSYNIQERLADLLRDFGVGERIRVHDRDGRDDALEEWKASNDPDVFLSVKMEEALDLKGDLCRWQVLCKAPFLNTGDSRVAHRLEEGQWAWYYRTALRTVIQACGRVVRAPDDHGATYLADSSLLDLFERARTDMPDWFEEQVDRMSTPDLPEFQPRAALSGNNGTTGTRSSTGTSNDNNSRGGRGRSRSRRSGRSSSSSSSSSPVADVWDTDG, from the coding sequence GTGAACCCCGAGCGGATCTTCGACGCGTTTCCCGCCCCGAGTTACCGCGGGAATCAGGAGCAGGCCCTCCGCGACATTCGCGACGCCTTCGCGGCCGGGAACGACGTGGTGCTCGTCCGCGCGCCGACCGGGAGCGGCAAGTCCCTGCTCGCGCGGGCCGTCGCCGGCTGCGCCCGCACCGTCGAGGACGCCGAGCCCAGCGAGGCCTCCGGCGCCTACTACACGACGCCGCAGGTCTCGCAGTTAGACGACGTCGCGGCCGACGATCTGCTCGCGGACCTCAACGTCATCCGCGGGAAGTCAAACTACACCTGCATTCTTCCGAACGAGCGCAATACGCCGGTCAATCAGGCCCCCTGCGTTCGCGAGCGGGGCTACGACTGTTCGGTCAAGCATCGCTGCCCGTACTTCTCGGACCGCGCGATCGCCTCGAACCGCGAGATCGCGGCGATGACGCTGGCGTACTTCATGCAGACAGCGGGTAGCGAAGTCTTCCGCAAGCGCGACGTGGTCGTGGTCGACGAAGCCCACGGCCTCGCCGAGTGGGCGGAGATGTACGCGACGATCCAGCTCGGACCCCGAACCGTTCCGTTCTGGGACGACCTTCGCGTCCCCGAGATCGACAACGTCGAGCGAGCCGCCCGCTACGCCGAGAACTTGGAACAGACCTGCACTCGGCGCAAGGACGACCTGCTCGCGCAGGACTCGCTCTCGCCCGCCGAAGTGCGCGAGCGCGACCGCCTGCAGGAACTGATCGGCGAACTCGACTGGTTCGTCTCGGACTACCGCGATCCCCAGAGTCCGACGACCTGGCTGGTCGACCAATCACCCTCGAACTCGTCCTCGAGCGGCGGGGATGACGACGGCGACGACCCGCAGGGCGGTCCGCTGACGATCAAGCCGATGAACCCCGAAAAGTACCTCCAGCACACGGTCTGGGATCGGGGCAACAAGTTCGCGCTGCTGTCGGCGACGATCCTCAACAAGGACGCCTTTTGCCGCCAGGTGGGTCTGACCCCCGAGAACGTCGCCCTGGTCGACGTCGGCCACACGTTCCCCGTCGAGAACCGGCCGCTGTACGACGTGACGCAGGGGAAGATGACCTACGAACACCGCGACGACACCACGCCGAAGATCGCCCGTACGATCGTCCGGCTCATGCAACGCCACCCCGACGAGAAGGGGTTGATCCACGCTCACTCCTACAACATTCAGGAGCGACTGGCCGACCTCCTGCGGGATTTCGGCGTCGGCGAGCGCATCCGCGTTCACGACCGCGACGGCCGGGACGACGCCTTAGAGGAGTGGAAGGCGAGCAACGATCCGGACGTCTTCCTCTCGGTGAAGATGGAGGAGGCGCTGGACCTCAAAGGGGACCTCTGTCGCTGGCAGGTGCTGTGCAAGGCGCCGTTTCTCAACACCGGCGACTCGAGGGTCGCCCACCGCTTGGAGGAGGGCCAGTGGGCGTGGTACTACCGCACCGCCCTCCGGACGGTCATCCAGGCCTGCGGACGGGTCGTCCGCGCGCCGGACGACCACGGCGCGACCTACCTCGCGGACTCGAGCCTGCTGGATCTGTTCGAGCGCGCGCGGACGGACATGCCCGACTGGTTCGAAGAACAGGTCGATCGGATGTCGACCCCGGACCTGCCGGAGTTCCAGCCGCGGGCGGCGCTATCCGGAAACAACGGGACGACGGGCACTCGAAGTTCCACCGGGACGTCCAACGACAACAACAGCCGCGGCGGGCGCGGTCGGTCTCGCTCGCGACGCTCGGGGCGGTCCTCGTCGTCTTCCTCGTCCTCGAGTCCGGTCGCTGACGTGTGGGATACCGACGGGTAG
- a CDS encoding DUF7561 family protein, with the protein MGKNTCDGCGRRISVAGGVPNLWTFGDRDGSEGTAMTLELEDGSEHLLCYPCIEALPDEPTAADVERLEQDGETSQLRVL; encoded by the coding sequence ATGGGCAAGAACACCTGCGACGGCTGCGGCCGACGGATTTCGGTCGCCGGCGGAGTCCCCAACCTCTGGACGTTCGGCGACCGCGACGGCAGCGAGGGGACCGCGATGACCCTGGAACTCGAGGACGGGTCGGAGCACCTGCTGTGTTACCCCTGCATCGAGGCCCTGCCGGACGAGCCGACCGCCGCGGACGTCGAGCGCCTCGAGCAGGACGGTGAGACGTCGCAGTTGCGCGTGCTGTAG
- a CDS encoding YkgJ family cysteine cluster protein, with the protein MEVHCEGCAGCCMDWRPLTDGDAAGGRRRAALDDTTRESLDGDPNFVPLTRGEVRTFLERGMAAALTPRFWHAADEAEAVEIDGYEVASVADRPVFFVGLRKPPKPVAPFGREGESWLPTCVFLDPTTLQCRIHDSDLYPAECGAYPKHNLALEQETECERVEAAFGGDGDRLVDDSVPDDLEDLLLGSQAIGEKLFCHPVPERLEGIVDRVATGELTREDRAECLAVAAASSPGTVAISEYHYEWGKERALEATAADDADDAESWLGPAIREWERRREGASAADGGSVPPASIADDIETERGAPETPGWDALES; encoded by the coding sequence ATGGAGGTGCACTGCGAAGGCTGTGCGGGCTGTTGTATGGACTGGCGACCGCTGACGGACGGCGACGCCGCGGGCGGCCGGCGCAGGGCCGCGCTCGACGACACGACGCGGGAGTCCCTCGACGGCGATCCCAACTTCGTGCCGCTCACCCGCGGCGAAGTCCGGACGTTCCTCGAGCGCGGCATGGCGGCCGCCCTGACCCCGCGGTTCTGGCACGCCGCCGACGAGGCAGAAGCGGTCGAGATCGACGGCTACGAGGTCGCGTCCGTCGCCGACCGCCCGGTCTTCTTCGTCGGCCTCCGGAAGCCGCCGAAGCCGGTCGCTCCCTTCGGCCGTGAAGGCGAATCGTGGCTTCCGACCTGCGTCTTCCTCGACCCGACGACGCTGCAGTGTCGCATCCACGACAGCGACCTCTACCCCGCCGAGTGCGGCGCCTACCCGAAACACAACCTCGCGCTCGAGCAGGAAACCGAGTGCGAGCGCGTCGAAGCGGCCTTCGGCGGCGACGGCGATCGGCTCGTCGACGATTCGGTGCCCGACGACCTCGAGGACCTCCTGCTGGGCTCGCAGGCGATCGGGGAGAAACTCTTCTGTCACCCGGTTCCCGAGCGCCTCGAGGGGATCGTCGACCGCGTCGCGACGGGCGAGCTGACTCGAGAGGACCGCGCCGAGTGTCTCGCGGTCGCCGCGGCCTCGAGTCCGGGCACCGTCGCGATTTCCGAGTACCACTACGAGTGGGGGAAAGAGCGGGCGCTCGAGGCGACGGCGGCTGACGACGCGGACGACGCCGAGTCGTGGCTCGGGCCGGCGATCCGCGAGTGGGAACGGCGCCGCGAGGGGGCCAGCGCTGCCGACGGCGGATCCGTCCCGCCGGCGAGCATCGCCGACGACATCGAAACGGAGCGCGGCGCACCGGAGACGCCCGGTTGGGACGCCCTCGAGTCGTAA
- a CDS encoding DUF5786 family protein yields the protein MSMGAYDEDEHERREHQSSRVDADFDDERTIYHGEVEYDSGESTEELLDQFEQIKTKSK from the coding sequence ATGTCAATGGGTGCCTATGACGAGGATGAACACGAGCGACGCGAACACCAATCCTCGAGGGTGGATGCCGATTTCGACGACGAGCGGACGATCTACCACGGCGAGGTCGAATACGACTCCGGCGAGTCTACAGAGGAACTTCTCGATCAGTTCGAGCAGATCAAGACGAAGTCGAAGTAG
- a CDS encoding DUF5784 family protein, producing MAQPLRFRYSPETWSEQRVRQDILQPLRSNIGARAVTPRFEIGADWTTHRFEMQNGDLALFAHGGDGGGGYWMGNTETPSSLWRTDKFGWTEVPYHVARWTQRELLATLHEEDPWLADYPHLSWFFLPVFMSKDGRESTRAFFREYAAGFPDADRRETTQFFEDFLSTGALDDYRHVMAGKLGTSNHVDRVRMSATMGEFIAAKILTEAGYDVVPEIEVTTGHSLDFRAEDPATNTNVLVEVTRPQPPTNRAASGPVAAVRDTAETKTNGQLSRHGGGAVLFVDCSSFRDDSWAAVRGEQPDVRHRPAVVYRARPDGRVEGYRKGSVPLELENVIEFLD from the coding sequence GTGGCACAGCCGCTTCGCTTTCGCTACTCGCCCGAGACCTGGAGCGAGCAGCGGGTCCGACAGGACATTTTACAGCCGCTCCGGTCGAATATCGGCGCCCGCGCCGTGACGCCGCGGTTCGAGATCGGGGCCGACTGGACGACGCACCGATTCGAGATGCAAAACGGCGACCTCGCCCTATTCGCACACGGCGGCGACGGGGGCGGCGGCTACTGGATGGGGAACACGGAAACGCCGTCCTCGCTGTGGCGCACCGACAAGTTCGGCTGGACGGAGGTGCCCTACCACGTCGCCCGATGGACCCAGCGGGAACTGCTCGCGACGCTTCACGAGGAGGACCCCTGGCTCGCCGACTACCCGCACCTCTCGTGGTTCTTCTTGCCGGTCTTCATGTCCAAGGACGGCCGCGAATCGACGCGGGCGTTCTTCCGCGAGTACGCGGCCGGCTTCCCCGATGCCGACCGCCGCGAAACGACCCAATTTTTCGAAGACTTCCTTTCGACCGGCGCACTGGACGACTACCGACACGTCATGGCCGGCAAACTCGGCACCAGCAACCACGTCGACCGCGTCCGCATGAGCGCGACGATGGGGGAGTTCATCGCCGCGAAGATCCTCACCGAGGCGGGCTACGACGTCGTCCCCGAGATCGAGGTGACGACGGGTCACTCGCTGGATTTCCGCGCCGAAGACCCCGCGACGAACACGAACGTCCTCGTCGAAGTCACCCGACCGCAGCCCCCGACCAACCGCGCAGCCAGCGGCCCCGTCGCCGCCGTCCGGGATACCGCCGAAACGAAGACGAACGGCCAACTCTCCCGGCACGGCGGCGGCGCCGTCCTCTTCGTCGACTGCTCGAGTTTCCGCGACGACAGCTGGGCGGCCGTCCGCGGCGAACAGCCGGACGTGCGCCACCGGCCGGCGGTCGTCTACCGCGCCCGCCCCGACGGCCGCGTCGAAGGCTACCGGAAGGGGTCGGTGCCGCTCGAACTCGAGAACGTGATCGAGTTTCTAGACTGA
- a CDS encoding DUF2795 domain-containing protein produces MLLNGTGDVIDDYDYPATTEELIADCGEHTLELPNGSEQVCDVLDRIESETFETPEDARFAIYTGVSDKAVGRVGYSDRDPTPVGSPYSPDAVSF; encoded by the coding sequence ATGCTGCTAAACGGCACCGGCGACGTCATCGACGACTACGACTACCCCGCGACGACCGAGGAACTGATCGCAGACTGCGGCGAGCACACGCTCGAACTCCCGAACGGAAGCGAACAGGTCTGCGACGTACTCGATCGGATCGAGTCGGAAACCTTCGAGACGCCGGAAGACGCGCGGTTCGCCATCTACACTGGAGTGAGCGACAAGGCGGTCGGTCGCGTCGGATACAGCGACCGGGACCCGACTCCGGTCGGGAGCCCCTACTCGCCCGACGCCGTGTCCTTCTAG
- a CDS encoding PHP domain-containing protein, which produces MPYADLHVHTTRSDGSLERAAVPEAARRAGVEVVALTDHDRLQPVSEPIVEREGVTIVNGIELRVEVDAETADRGDGRLDGQRVDLLGYGVEPTPALEELVDAIQTNRIERGRAIVERVEDRLGIDLDVPIDEGFGRPHVARAIDVHPDTDYDYEGAFDDLIGNGDPCFVPREIPSFERGQRVLSDACSLVSLAHPLRYPDPESALALTADLDAVELWYPYDRDVDRGIVERAIDRHDLLATGGSDAHEDVLGVAGLTRDAYERLGLSAE; this is translated from the coding sequence ATGCCATACGCGGATCTGCACGTCCACACGACGCGGTCGGACGGCAGCCTCGAGCGCGCGGCGGTCCCCGAGGCCGCCCGCCGCGCCGGCGTCGAGGTCGTCGCGCTGACCGACCACGACCGCCTGCAGCCGGTCTCCGAGCCGATCGTCGAGCGCGAGGGCGTGACGATCGTCAACGGGATCGAACTCCGCGTGGAGGTCGACGCGGAAACTGCCGACCGCGGGGACGGCCGTCTCGACGGGCAGCGCGTCGACCTCCTCGGTTACGGCGTCGAGCCGACGCCGGCGCTCGAGGAACTGGTCGACGCGATCCAGACGAACCGGATCGAGCGCGGCCGGGCGATCGTCGAGCGCGTCGAGGATCGGCTGGGGATCGACCTCGACGTCCCGATCGACGAGGGATTCGGACGGCCCCACGTGGCTCGAGCGATCGACGTCCATCCCGACACCGACTACGACTACGAGGGCGCGTTCGACGACCTCATCGGCAACGGCGACCCCTGTTTCGTTCCCCGGGAGATTCCGTCCTTCGAGCGCGGGCAGCGGGTGCTCTCGGACGCGTGTTCGCTCGTCTCGCTCGCCCATCCGCTCCGGTATCCCGACCCCGAGTCCGCGCTCGCGCTGACGGCCGACCTCGACGCCGTCGAACTGTGGTACCCATACGACCGCGACGTCGACCGCGGGATCGTCGAGCGGGCGATCGACCGCCACGACCTACTCGCGACCGGCGGCAGCGACGCACACGAGGACGTACTGGGCGTCGCCGGCCTGACTCGCGACGCCTACGAGCGGCTCGGGCTGTCAGCAGAGTAA
- a CDS encoding DUF6757 family protein, with product MHCHYCDREAAFAAESDGLKVGLCEEHFRERLQELAEADGLEQLKEQVDVDRAE from the coding sequence ATGCATTGCCACTACTGCGACCGCGAAGCCGCCTTCGCAGCAGAATCCGACGGGCTGAAAGTTGGACTGTGCGAGGAGCACTTCCGGGAGCGGTTGCAGGAGCTAGCCGAAGCGGACGGGCTCGAGCAGCTCAAAGAGCAAGTCGACGTCGACCGAGCCGAGTAA
- a CDS encoding 4Fe-4S dicluster domain-containing protein — translation MAIDPQFHENREQVDEHEGHAVWGPVDEPEELGIHGTHVAVDFDICLADGACLEDCPVDVFEWVDTPGHPESERKADPANEAQCIDCMLCVDVCPVDAIDVDAGRSA, via the coding sequence ATGGCTATCGATCCACAGTTTCACGAAAACCGCGAGCAGGTCGACGAGCACGAGGGCCACGCCGTCTGGGGGCCGGTCGACGAGCCCGAGGAACTCGGCATCCACGGCACGCACGTCGCGGTCGACTTCGACATCTGTCTCGCCGACGGCGCCTGTCTCGAGGACTGCCCGGTCGACGTCTTCGAGTGGGTCGACACGCCGGGCCACCCCGAAAGCGAGCGAAAGGCCGACCCGGCCAACGAGGCCCAGTGCATCGACTGCATGCTCTGCGTCGACGTCTGCCCGGTCGACGCGATCGACGTCGACGCCGGTCGGTCGGCCTAA
- a CDS encoding GNAT family N-acetyltransferase, with product MDLDVRELTTEAERREAVPILRQLWTERSPEEVLAWTAEEEYRLFGGYVDGVSDGTSTGETDSEPESELVAVAGVVVTHVLHHARNAWLYDLVVDEPRRGQGDGTAMLEHVESWADEQGCEGVALVSPRSKAATHEFYEERGYERWGYVIEKGC from the coding sequence ATGGATCTGGACGTCCGCGAACTGACGACGGAGGCCGAGCGTCGCGAGGCGGTACCGATCCTCCGGCAACTGTGGACCGAGCGATCGCCGGAGGAGGTGCTCGCGTGGACGGCTGAGGAGGAGTATCGGTTGTTCGGCGGCTACGTCGATGGTGTGAGCGATGGGACCAGCACGGGCGAAACGGACTCTGAACCCGAGTCGGAACTGGTCGCCGTCGCCGGCGTCGTCGTCACTCACGTCCTTCACCACGCCCGGAACGCGTGGCTCTACGATCTGGTCGTCGACGAGCCGCGACGGGGGCAGGGAGACGGCACCGCGATGCTCGAGCACGTCGAATCGTGGGCCGACGAGCAGGGGTGTGAGGGCGTCGCGCTGGTCTCGCCGCGGTCGAAGGCGGCGACGCACGAGTTCTACGAGGAGCGGGGCTACGAGCGATGGGGGTACGTCATCGAGAAGGGGTGCTGA
- a CDS encoding TrmB family transcriptional regulator yields MSSSDAEEAVGALEELGLTEYEARCFVALTRISKGTAREVSQVADVPRSRVYDTVERLDRKGLVEVQQTDPREYRAVPVDTACRRIREDYDSRINAAENALQQVEEPNAPDDEGMWSITQKEHVTDRVVTFLEEAEDTIHYLVAATSVVDRQIREALRSAAERGVTVYVEVPSEGVQAEYADEVPDAEIVVAPDLASTNDVYDEWPGQLLLVDQQAIVAAGVKDGDLPDVVQEMAVWTYGRDHGFAVWIRELLDNRIGHLEGTPRGEDPRGQ; encoded by the coding sequence GTGTCAAGTAGCGATGCCGAAGAGGCCGTCGGTGCACTCGAGGAGCTCGGACTCACGGAGTACGAGGCGCGGTGCTTCGTCGCACTAACGCGCATCTCGAAGGGGACGGCCCGCGAGGTCAGTCAGGTCGCGGACGTGCCGCGATCGCGGGTGTACGACACCGTCGAGCGCCTCGACCGGAAGGGGCTGGTCGAGGTCCAGCAGACCGATCCCCGCGAGTACCGGGCGGTCCCGGTCGACACGGCGTGTCGTCGCATTCGAGAGGACTACGACTCCCGGATCAACGCCGCCGAGAACGCGCTCCAGCAGGTCGAGGAGCCAAATGCCCCGGACGACGAGGGGATGTGGTCGATCACGCAGAAGGAACACGTCACGGACCGCGTCGTCACCTTCCTCGAGGAGGCCGAGGACACGATCCACTACCTCGTCGCCGCGACGTCGGTCGTCGACCGACAGATCCGCGAGGCGCTGCGCTCGGCCGCCGAGCGGGGCGTCACAGTGTACGTCGAGGTACCGTCCGAGGGCGTTCAGGCGGAGTACGCCGATGAGGTTCCGGACGCCGAGATCGTCGTCGCACCGGATCTCGCGTCGACCAACGACGTGTACGACGAGTGGCCGGGTCAACTCCTCCTGGTCGACCAGCAGGCGATCGTCGCGGCCGGCGTCAAGGACGGCGACCTTCCCGACGTAGTTCAGGAGATGGCCGTCTGGACGTACGGCCGCGATCACGGCTTCGCCGTCTGGATCCGCGAACTGCTCGACAATCGGATCGGCCACCTCGAGGGGACGCCTCGAGGCGAGGACCCGCGCGGACAGTAA
- a CDS encoding MFS transporter, producing the protein MEYDSGARTTTRTRWRYRETVLALSTLAFFGTMAGRVAISPVVPQLTANFGVSNATIGLALSGMWMAYFLSQYPSGVLADRYGERPIILVSLGGTAIACLFLALAPSFAVFVGATVVLGAVAGLHYSVATTLLIKTYAEIGTAIGVHNSGGPAAGLVAPPVAAWISVRYGWRPAVAVGAVIALPIFYLFARRVRPTPPARPDQPMRERLDLEPAAELLTRPTIAFPICLAVAGAFVWQATASFLPTFLVEYRGQSTPFAGAVFAAYFVVQTVTQVGVGAISDRFGRDVATAGCMVLAATGFGLLIAVPGIVAIATAVVLLGIGLGWGAALLPRFIDALSSVERGVGFGLIRTVYGIVGATGSAGTGLVADLAGWGVAFAVLAALLALVVVALAGNWALGLEY; encoded by the coding sequence ATGGAGTACGATTCTGGCGCACGAACGACGACGAGGACGCGGTGGCGCTACCGGGAGACCGTGCTCGCGCTGTCGACGCTGGCCTTCTTCGGGACGATGGCCGGACGCGTGGCGATCAGTCCGGTCGTCCCGCAGCTAACTGCGAACTTCGGCGTCTCGAACGCGACGATCGGCCTCGCCCTCTCGGGGATGTGGATGGCTTACTTCCTCTCGCAGTACCCCAGCGGCGTCCTCGCGGACCGCTACGGCGAGCGGCCGATCATCCTCGTCTCGCTCGGCGGAACGGCAATCGCCTGCCTCTTCCTCGCGCTGGCGCCGAGCTTCGCGGTTTTCGTCGGCGCGACGGTCGTCCTCGGGGCCGTCGCCGGGCTCCACTACAGCGTCGCGACGACGCTGCTGATCAAGACCTACGCGGAGATCGGGACCGCGATCGGCGTCCACAACAGCGGCGGGCCCGCCGCCGGCCTCGTCGCGCCGCCGGTCGCGGCCTGGATCAGCGTCCGCTACGGCTGGCGGCCCGCCGTCGCCGTCGGCGCCGTCATCGCCCTGCCGATCTTCTACCTGTTCGCCCGGCGGGTGCGGCCGACGCCGCCGGCCCGGCCGGACCAACCCATGCGCGAGCGGCTCGATCTCGAGCCGGCCGCCGAGTTGCTCACTCGGCCGACGATCGCCTTTCCGATCTGTCTCGCCGTCGCTGGCGCGTTCGTCTGGCAGGCGACGGCCTCCTTCTTGCCGACCTTTCTCGTCGAGTATCGCGGCCAGTCGACGCCCTTCGCGGGCGCCGTCTTCGCGGCCTACTTCGTCGTCCAGACGGTCACGCAGGTCGGCGTCGGCGCGATATCGGACCGGTTCGGCCGGGACGTCGCGACCGCGGGCTGTATGGTGCTGGCCGCGACCGGATTCGGACTGCTGATCGCCGTGCCCGGTATCGTCGCTATCGCGACCGCGGTCGTCCTGCTCGGGATCGGCCTCGGCTGGGGCGCGGCGCTGTTGCCGCGCTTTATCGACGCCCTCTCGAGCGTCGAACGGGGCGTCGGCTTCGGACTGATTCGGACGGTCTACGGAATCGTCGGCGCGACGGGATCGGCCGGAACCGGGCTCGTGGCGGATCTAGCCGGCTGGGGCGTCGCCTTCGCCGTCCTCGCCGCCCTGCTCGCGCTGGTCGTCGTCGCGCTCGCGGGCAACTGGGCGCTCGGGTTGGAGTACTGA
- a CDS encoding sodium:solute symporter family protein has product MIGEQVTDPVVLTMIGYFALTLAVGLWYGRGAGEGYVEFTLAGRDLSLPVYLMTYFATFTGGGLTMGIAQQAFVEGISAQWYAMTQGLAWMTMTLFIGFIYSFEVVSVPELLGRVYGDYTKYFAGLFTVLGQVALTAGQTIGMASVLSVVTGIDLNTAFWVSVAIFVGLTAYGGMNTVAYTDTLHGVVIIIGMLVAIPLAVTNVGGIGTITASVPQGHTNWIGVGVVQIGTWYLMYITVAGAQQQMLQRTWSARNRRVAMFGTFLAGTIIVGYGILTATAGMIANAQGADIESSMAFAWTITNILPDAFAGLLLAAAVSSVITGADSFLLAGATSFVNDLYIPLRGGQDQLADAHLVVVTRLTIVGFGVGAALIAFSGIEIIVINTLGMGIMSVLFAGLVMMLWDGTVREAGLPGFIVGGLVFVVWEFGLGSPEFFGQGQVEPAVPATAAAILTIWLVSVAYDGEQFDNEEIQEHASRDMDRLTAGDVTEVADD; this is encoded by the coding sequence ATGATCGGTGAACAGGTTACCGATCCGGTGGTACTGACGATGATCGGCTACTTCGCGCTGACGCTGGCGGTCGGGCTGTGGTACGGTCGCGGCGCCGGCGAGGGGTACGTGGAGTTCACCCTGGCCGGGCGGGACCTGAGCCTGCCGGTCTACCTGATGACCTACTTCGCGACGTTCACGGGCGGCGGGCTCACGATGGGGATCGCCCAGCAGGCGTTCGTCGAGGGGATCAGCGCGCAGTGGTACGCGATGACCCAGGGGTTAGCGTGGATGACGATGACGCTGTTCATCGGTTTCATCTACTCGTTCGAGGTCGTCAGCGTCCCCGAACTGCTCGGCCGCGTGTACGGCGACTACACGAAGTACTTCGCCGGGCTGTTCACCGTCCTCGGACAGGTGGCCCTGACGGCCGGCCAGACGATCGGCATGGCGTCGGTCCTGTCGGTCGTCACCGGGATCGACCTCAACACCGCGTTCTGGGTGAGCGTCGCCATCTTCGTCGGGCTCACCGCCTACGGCGGGATGAATACGGTCGCGTACACCGACACGCTGCACGGGGTCGTCATCATCATCGGGATGCTCGTCGCGATTCCGCTGGCGGTGACGAACGTCGGCGGCATTGGGACCATTACGGCCTCAGTGCCGCAGGGCCACACGAACTGGATCGGCGTCGGCGTCGTTCAGATCGGCACGTGGTACCTGATGTACATCACCGTCGCCGGCGCCCAGCAGCAGATGCTCCAGCGCACGTGGTCCGCCCGGAACCGGCGGGTCGCGATGTTCGGCACCTTCCTCGCGGGCACGATCATCGTCGGCTACGGCATCCTCACCGCCACGGCGGGCATGATCGCCAACGCGCAGGGAGCCGACATCGAGTCCTCGATGGCGTTCGCCTGGACGATCACGAACATCCTGCCGGACGCCTTCGCGGGCCTGCTGCTGGCCGCGGCCGTCTCGTCGGTCATCACCGGCGCTGACTCGTTCCTGCTGGCGGGCGCGACGAGTTTCGTCAACGACCTCTACATCCCGCTGCGGGGCGGCCAAGATCAGCTCGCGGACGCTCACCTCGTCGTCGTAACCCGGTTGACCATCGTCGGCTTCGGCGTCGGCGCCGCGCTGATCGCCTTCAGCGGCATCGAGATCATCGTCATCAACACGCTCGGCATGGGCATCATGTCCGTGCTGTTCGCGGGTCTGGTGATGATGCTCTGGGACGGTACCGTCCGCGAGGCGGGGCTGCCGGGCTTCATCGTCGGCGGCCTCGTCTTCGTCGTCTGGGAGTTCGGGCTCGGCTCGCCCGAGTTCTTCGGTCAAGGGCAGGTCGAACCGGCCGTCCCCGCGACGGCCGCGGCGATCCTCACGATCTGGCTCGTCAGCGTCGCCTACGACGGCGAGCAGTTCGACAACGAGGAGATCCAGGAGCACGCGAGCCGCGACATGGATCGGCTGACCGCCGGCGACGTGACGGAGGTGGCCGACGACTGA